A single region of the Biomaibacter acetigenes genome encodes:
- the glcT gene encoding glucose PTS transporter transcription antiterminator GlcT, with the protein MRNFILKKILNNNVVMAQDVKSGEEAVLVGRGLGFEAKPGKEVDEEKIEKIFYFFDEAQYKQYKNILDSVDRQIIGLTEEILAMVAKQLDEPLNEHIHVALADHINFTLERLAGNLEIENPFLEEIRALYPQDYELACKAADMIEQKFNVKIPDGEKGFIAMHLHSARANRELSRTVKYTSMINRMVEIIEEELGLKLDRDEINFARLLVHLRFALERVDRDIPIKNPLQARIKKEFGQSYKVAEKIAGFIRERMGKNPPQDELGYLALHIQRIRVSS; encoded by the coding sequence GTGCGAAATTTTATATTAAAAAAGATACTGAACAATAATGTGGTCATGGCGCAGGATGTAAAATCCGGTGAGGAAGCGGTGCTGGTGGGGCGAGGTCTTGGGTTTGAGGCAAAACCCGGAAAAGAAGTGGATGAGGAGAAAATAGAAAAGATATTTTATTTTTTCGATGAAGCCCAGTACAAACAGTATAAAAATATTCTGGATAGTGTCGATAGACAAATCATAGGCCTCACCGAGGAGATCCTGGCCATGGTGGCAAAGCAGCTGGATGAGCCGCTCAATGAACACATCCATGTGGCCCTGGCTGACCATATAAACTTTACCCTGGAGCGCCTGGCCGGAAATTTGGAGATAGAAAATCCGTTCCTGGAAGAAATCAGGGCACTGTATCCTCAAGACTATGAGCTGGCCTGCAAGGCCGCCGACATGATAGAGCAAAAGTTTAATGTGAAGATCCCGGATGGGGAAAAGGGATTTATAGCTATGCACCTGCATTCCGCCAGGGCGAACCGGGAACTTTCCAGGACAGTAAAATACACCTCCATGATAAACAGGATGGTGGAGATAATAGAGGAAGAACTGGGCTTAAAACTTGATAGGGATGAAATAAATTTTGCCAGGCTCCTGGTGCACTTGAGATTTGCCCTGGAGCGCGTCGACAGGGACATCCCTATAAAAAACCCGCTTCAGGCAAGAATAAAAAAGGAATTCGGTCAAAGCTATAAGGTTGCCGAAAAGATAGCCGGATTCATCCGGGAGAGGATGGGAAAGAATCCGCCTCAGGATGAGCTGGGGTATCTGGCGCTTCATATCCAACGGATAAGGGTCTCGAGTTGA
- the nagB gene encoding glucosamine-6-phosphate deaminase yields MDLIIAKDYSDLSRRASRIIASEIKKKPDLVLGLATGSTPLGTYQELVRLYREEGLDFSRVVTFNLDEYYGISMDNPQSYHYYMFENFFKHVNIKPENIHIPDGMAGDVEAHCKKYDEEIAKYGGIDLQLLGIGQNGHIGFNEPGDELLTATHLTNLTQNTIEANSRFFKSMDEVPKQAITMGLGTIIQAKKIVLLASGKNKAEIMAELLDENAVSTKNPASFLLLHKDVTVIIDEEAAMLYSSMSHESGDGSLKKFMLGKCFYGHLNKKRPSDHSV; encoded by the coding sequence ATGGATTTAATAATTGCAAAGGATTACTCAGATTTGAGCCGGCGGGCTTCCAGGATCATCGCTTCTGAGATAAAGAAAAAGCCAGACCTGGTGCTGGGACTTGCCACCGGAAGCACACCTCTTGGAACATATCAAGAACTGGTAAGGCTTTACCGGGAAGAAGGCCTGGATTTTTCAAGAGTGGTGACATTTAACCTTGATGAGTATTACGGCATTTCAATGGATAACCCCCAGAGCTATCATTACTACATGTTTGAGAACTTTTTCAAGCACGTGAATATTAAACCTGAAAATATCCATATCCCTGATGGAATGGCAGGAGATGTCGAAGCCCACTGCAAGAAATATGATGAAGAAATTGCAAAGTACGGAGGTATAGACCTGCAGCTTCTGGGGATAGGTCAAAACGGCCATATAGGCTTTAACGAACCGGGTGATGAACTTTTGACCGCCACCCACCTCACAAATTTGACCCAAAACACCATTGAGGCCAATTCCAGGTTTTTTAAATCCATGGACGAAGTGCCAAAACAGGCTATAACCATGGGGCTGGGCACCATCATTCAGGCCAAAAAGATAGTGCTTCTTGCCAGCGGTAAAAACAAGGCCGAAATCATGGCCGAGCTTCTGGATGAAAATGCGGTTTCCACAAAAAATCCCGCTTCCTTCCTGCTTCTCCATAAGGATGTGACGGTTATCATTGACGAAGAGGCGGCAATGCTTTATTCAAGCATGAGTCATGAGTCAGGGGACGGTTCTCTTAAAAAATTTATGTTAGGGAAGTGTTTTTATGGCCATCTTAATAAAAAACGTCCGAGTGATCACTCCGTATGA
- a CDS encoding ATP-binding protein, giving the protein MNELSLEAFNPILSPNLVVYRNILEDPALEMLREIIESALKDESTPGIYHYITCALRKAASKYHEFLGLLVKEGEIEGEIVTGNLWKDHLLNLMLFDENPFSLNCEKRGLSGVGSNLKALVERDLMELKRLYDFNFDNLTEFLKEKGPDLDIRAFPSDYHITKDSSNKEREFYFTQRQILKQKLDKSRDWSENLEDLAVFYNKFGCGKFGRYWGFILDETPDGIRLEGVSELDPVRLSDLVGYESQKKEVLENTRQFVKGYPANNMLLYGDRGTGKSSTIKALIHEFGKEGLRLIEVPKFQLIYLRQIITWLKKRPQRFIIFIDDLSFEEHETEYKYLKAMLEGSLEAPPENVLIYATSNRRHLIREFHSDAAGDEIKARDTVQEKLSLSDRFGITVIFPSPDQEEYLNIVKGIAKSKGIDIEPAKLRELALRWELWNNQRSGRTARQFVDDLLGKISAGNI; this is encoded by the coding sequence ATGAATGAGCTTTCATTAGAAGCTTTTAATCCAATTTTGTCACCGAATTTAGTAGTATATAGAAACATCCTTGAGGATCCGGCACTTGAGATGCTAAGGGAAATCATAGAGTCTGCTTTAAAAGATGAATCGACACCCGGGATTTATCACTATATTACCTGCGCTTTGCGGAAAGCAGCTTCAAAATATCACGAGTTTTTAGGTTTACTGGTGAAAGAGGGAGAAATTGAAGGGGAAATCGTGACAGGCAATTTATGGAAGGACCATCTTCTAAATCTTATGCTTTTCGATGAAAATCCCTTCAGCTTGAATTGTGAAAAAAGGGGGCTTTCCGGAGTAGGAAGTAATCTGAAAGCTTTAGTAGAGCGGGACTTAATGGAGCTTAAGAGGTTATATGACTTTAATTTTGATAATCTTACGGAGTTTTTAAAAGAAAAGGGGCCTGATCTTGATATAAGAGCTTTCCCTTCAGATTACCATATCACAAAAGATAGCTCTAACAAGGAGCGGGAGTTTTATTTTACCCAAAGGCAAATTTTAAAGCAAAAACTGGACAAGTCCAGGGATTGGTCGGAAAATCTTGAAGACCTCGCTGTATTTTATAATAAGTTCGGTTGCGGCAAGTTCGGAAGGTACTGGGGATTCATACTCGATGAAACTCCAGATGGTATAAGGCTTGAGGGGGTTTCGGAGCTTGACCCGGTAAGGTTGTCCGATCTGGTGGGCTACGAATCTCAGAAAAAAGAGGTGCTGGAAAACACCCGTCAGTTTGTGAAGGGATATCCCGCCAACAACATGCTGCTCTACGGAGATAGAGGCACCGGTAAGTCTTCCACCATAAAAGCCCTAATCCATGAGTTTGGGAAAGAGGGCTTGAGGCTTATAGAAGTGCCCAAATTTCAGTTGATTTACCTAAGGCAGATAATTACATGGCTTAAGAAGCGGCCCCAGAGATTTATCATATTTATCGACGATCTTTCTTTCGAGGAGCACGAAACGGAATACAAGTATCTAAAGGCCATGCTGGAAGGAAGCCTTGAGGCTCCGCCGGAAAATGTGCTCATATATGCTACATCCAACCGCCGTCACCTTATCCGGGAGTTTCATAGCGATGCGGCGGGTGATGAAATCAAAGCCCGGGATACGGTCCAGGAAAAGCTATCTCTTTCCGACAGATTCGGCATTACCGTGATATTCCCATCGCCAGACCAGGAAGAATACTTGAACATTGTGAAGGGTATAGCCAAGAGCAAGGGTATAGACATTGAACCGGCAAAGTTAAGGGAACTGGCCCTTCGGTGGGAACTCTGGAACAACCAGCGCTCAGGCCGCACCGCCCGGCAGTTTGTGGATGATTTATTGGGGAAAATTTCTGCAGGCAATATATAG
- the nagA gene encoding N-acetylglucosamine-6-phosphate deacetylase, whose translation MAILIKNVRVITPYEILENHNVIVKDGKITDIINDHQSDTGFFDEVIDAGGHYLSPGFIDIHNHGNFGHDMMEATFEALETMARFHISRGVTGFLATTMTAPYEDTKMAVKNAADYILEQDRAGFTFHFQGSCKAQLLGIYLEGPYFSMARKGAQPPEHIKNPDIRELEDLIKISRDTIRVVALAPELPGALEAILNLRSRGITVSAAHTDATVDQAKKGIDRGITQATHIFNGMRGFSHREPGIVGAALIDERVYCEMICDGIHLHPAAMQMVVRMKGRDKVILVSDSMMACGLSDGEYTLGGQKVIVRNRAARLSDGTLAGSTLTLDRAIYNMVHMVGVPLPDAVRMATLNPARAIGLADTKGSIEIGKDADLVIFDDNITVKRVIIGGTKVY comes from the coding sequence ATGGCCATCTTAATAAAAAACGTCCGAGTGATCACTCCGTATGAAATACTGGAAAACCATAATGTAATTGTCAAAGATGGAAAAATCACCGATATCATCAATGACCATCAGTCGGACACCGGTTTCTTCGATGAAGTCATAGACGCCGGCGGCCATTATCTCTCCCCGGGGTTTATAGACATCCACAACCATGGAAATTTCGGCCATGATATGATGGAAGCCACCTTCGAGGCACTGGAAACTATGGCCCGATTCCATATAAGCCGTGGAGTGACGGGATTTTTGGCCACGACCATGACGGCACCCTATGAAGATACGAAAATGGCGGTAAAAAATGCGGCGGATTATATTCTGGAACAGGACCGCGCTGGGTTTACCTTTCATTTCCAGGGAAGCTGTAAGGCTCAACTGTTGGGCATCTATCTGGAAGGCCCCTATTTTTCCATGGCCAGAAAAGGCGCCCAGCCGCCCGAACACATAAAAAACCCCGATATCAGGGAACTGGAGGATTTAATAAAGATTTCCAGGGATACCATAAGGGTGGTGGCTCTGGCCCCGGAGCTGCCGGGGGCACTGGAGGCCATATTAAATCTCAGGTCCCGGGGAATCACGGTATCCGCAGCGCACACTGACGCTACCGTTGACCAGGCTAAAAAAGGCATAGATCGCGGCATCACTCAAGCCACCCATATCTTCAACGGCATGAGGGGTTTTTCCCATCGTGAACCGGGCATAGTTGGGGCGGCTCTAATCGATGAAAGAGTATACTGTGAGATGATATGTGACGGCATACATCTTCACCCTGCCGCCATGCAGATGGTGGTAAGAATGAAGGGCAGGGATAAAGTGATCCTTGTTTCCGATTCTATGATGGCCTGTGGGCTTTCTGACGGGGAATATACACTCGGAGGGCAAAAAGTTATCGTAAGAAACCGGGCCGCAAGGCTTTCCGACGGTACCCTGGCCGGTTCCACCCTTACCCTGGACAGGGCTATTTACAATATGGTCCACATGGTGGGTGTACCGCTTCCCGATGCTGTCCGCATGGCCACCCTGAATCCCGCCCGGGCTATAGGCCTTGCGGATACAAAGGGCAGCATCGAAATCGGCAAAGATGCGGACCTTGTAATATTTGATGATAATATAACAGTAAAAAGGGTAATAATAGGCGGTACCAAAGTTTACTAA